A window of the Lactuca sativa cultivar Salinas chromosome 5, Lsat_Salinas_v11, whole genome shotgun sequence genome harbors these coding sequences:
- the LOC111891699 gene encoding serine hydroxymethyltransferase 3, chloroplastic translates to MNTCSGAIMGSLQQPVWIKESTFLPKRPGFTKFPHQLNLGSLKPCKLSKIEGSLVTGKPSTTSVPITVLEGGDGNGFVDHELSNVDPEVSAIIYNEKQRQFRSLELIASENFTSRAVMEAVGSCLTNKYSEGLPGKRYYGGNEHIDELETLCQKRALAAFHLDEQKWGVNVQPLSGSPANFEVYTAILKPHDRIMGLDLPHGGHLSHGFMTPKRRVSGTSIYFESMPYRLDESTGLVDYEMLEKTATLFRPKLIIAGASAYPRDFDYPRMRKIADGVGAFLMMDMAHISGLVAASVVGNPFDYCDIVTTTTHKSLRGPRGGMIFFKKDPVLGIELESAINNAVFPGLQGGPHNHTIGGLAVCLKHAQSPEFKAYQNQVVSNCRALAKRLMELGYTLVSGGSDNHLVLVDLRPLGLDGARVEKILDMASITLNKNSVPGDKSALVPGGIRIGSPAMTTRGFTEKEFIYIAEFIHEGVQLTHEIKQAVTSGSKVQDFIKYVASSDFGFTAQVSDLRKRVEALTTQFPIPGL, encoded by the exons ATGAATACATGCTCTGGAGCTATCATGGGTTCCCTTCAACAGCCTGTATGGATTAAGGAATCAACATTCCTCCCAAAAAGACCTGGTTTCACTAAGTTTCCACATCAGCTGAATCTTGGATCACTCAAGCCATGTAAATTATCTAAAATTGAAGGTAGCTTGGTTACTGGAAAGCCATCCACTACTTCTGTCCCAATCACAGTTCTTGAAGGAG GTGATGGAAATGGGTTTGTTGACCATGAACTGAGTAATGTTGACCCTGAAGTTAGTGCAATAATATACAATGAAAAGCAACGTCAGTTTAGAAGCTTGGAGCTTATTGCATCAGAAAACTTCACATCCAGAGCTGTTATGGAAGCAGTTGGCTCTTGCCTTACAAACAAATATTCTGAAGGACTTCCTGGAAAAAG ATACTATGGTGGAAACGAGCACATTGATGAACTAGAAACTCTTTGCCAAAAGAGGGCATTAGCAGCATTTCATTTGGATGAACAAAAATGGGGTGTAAATGTTCAACCATTATCTGGTTCCCCTGCTAATTTTGAGGTCTATACAGCCATTCTGAAGCCTCATGATCGTATAATG gGGCTGGACTTGCCTCATGGAGGACACTTGTCTCATGGATTCATGACACCAAAAAGACGCGTTTCAGGAACATCCATATATTTTGAATCTATGCCTTATCGTCTTGATGAATCTACAG GCCTGGTTgattatgagatgcttgagaaaACTGCTACCTTATTTAGACCAAAACTTATAATTGCTGGTGCTAGTGCTTATCCCCGAGATTTTGACTATCCTCGTATGAGAAAG ATTGCAGATGGTGTTGGTGCTTTTCTGATGATGGATATGGCTCATATTAGTGGACTTGTTGCTGCTTCTGTGGTTGGGAATCCTTTTGATTATTGTGATATTGTCACTACCACAACACACAAG TCTCTGAGAGGGCCTAGAGGTGGCATGATATTCTTCAAGAAAGATCCTGTTTTAGGCATTGAATTAGAATCCGCCATCAATAATGCTGTTTTCCCAGGTTTGCAG GGTGGTccacataaccatacaatagGAGGACTTGCAGTTTGCCTGAAGCATGCTCAGTCTCCAGAGTTCAAGGCCTACCAGAACCAG GTTGTTTCTAATTGTCGAGCTCTTGCTAAAAGACTGATGGAGTTGGGCTACACATTGGTTTCTGGTGGAAGTGATAACCACTTGGTTCTTGTGGATCTCAGGCCATTA GGTCTTGATGGTGCTAGGGTAGAGAAAATTCTAGACATGGCTTCCATCACCTTGAACAAGAACTCTGTACCTG GTGACAAAAGCGCACTAGTGCCAGGTGGCATACGGATTGGGTCGCCAGCTATGACGACCCGTGGGTTCACAGAAAAGGAATTTATTTATATTGCTGAGTTTATTCATGAAGGGGTGCAACTCACACATGAGATAAAACAAGCTGTGACTAGTGGATCAAAGGTACAAGATTTTATCAAGTATGTTGCTTCTTCGGATTTTGGTTTCACTGCTCAAGTTTCGGATCTGAGAAAGAGAGTTGAGGCACTCACAACTCAATTCCCGATCCCCGGTTTGTAA